In Dolichospermum flos-aquae CCAP 1403/13F, the following proteins share a genomic window:
- a CDS encoding iron uptake porin, with protein MQKFWTYLIASSTVVSGILCMNVVARAEALPVPATNSEQQVNNSQEETVSQVTSVSQLSDVQPNDWAFQALQSLVERYGCIAGYPNGTFRGNRALSRYEFAAGLNACLDRVNELIATATSDLVSKQDLATIQKLQKDFSGELVTLRGRVDTVEAKTAELEANQFSTTTKLQGQVVAVVSDVLTNKKVNGADIPGKNTTLAARTRLEFVSSFTGKDTLLARLESNNINSPNINTPEGNLFFASSNPSNNFSIATLSYTFPVSKNTQVKLIATGGAADDVTSTVNLFDGDGAFGAVSTFGTRNPIYGQLGDEGIAVNHQFGDKLALSLGYLSSTANDPTPGNGLFDGNYGALAQLTVKPSDRISLGLTYINSYNQPLLTGSNAATSGVVASGENFSSNSYGVQASLGISKKFVLGGWAGYTNSKVLTTKGEVDTFNYAVTLGFPDLGKKGNLAGVIVGMEPKVTSSNVVGVTKDPNTSYHIEGFYQYKLSDNITLTPAVIWLTAPDHNDNNDNVVIGALRTTFSF; from the coding sequence ATGCAAAAATTCTGGACTTATCTAATTGCTAGTTCAACAGTTGTGAGTGGCATATTATGTATGAATGTTGTTGCAAGGGCAGAAGCATTACCAGTACCAGCAACTAATTCAGAACAACAAGTTAATAATAGCCAAGAAGAGACAGTATCTCAAGTTACTTCCGTATCTCAGTTATCCGATGTTCAACCTAATGATTGGGCATTTCAGGCTTTACAATCATTGGTAGAACGCTATGGATGTATTGCAGGTTATCCTAACGGGACTTTTCGGGGTAATCGGGCGTTGTCACGATACGAATTTGCGGCTGGTTTAAATGCCTGTTTAGATCGAGTCAATGAATTAATTGCTACTGCTACCAGTGATTTAGTATCAAAGCAAGATTTAGCAACAATCCAAAAGTTGCAAAAGGACTTTTCAGGAGAATTAGTCACCCTCCGGGGGCGTGTAGATACAGTAGAAGCCAAAACTGCTGAATTGGAAGCTAATCAATTTTCTACCACCACTAAGCTACAAGGGCAGGTTGTGGCAGTTGTTAGTGATGTTTTGACAAATAAAAAGGTCAATGGTGCGGATATTCCTGGGAAAAATACTACTTTAGCTGCGAGAACACGATTGGAGTTTGTCAGCAGTTTTACAGGCAAAGACACACTTCTTGCCAGACTGGAAAGTAATAATATTAATAGTCCCAATATTAATACTCCAGAAGGAAACTTGTTTTTTGCTAGTAGCAATCCTAGTAACAATTTTTCCATAGCAACTCTATCATATACCTTTCCTGTTAGCAAGAATACACAAGTAAAACTAATTGCTACTGGTGGTGCAGCAGACGATGTTACCAGTACAGTTAACCTGTTTGATGGTGATGGTGCTTTTGGGGCTGTGTCTACTTTTGGCACAAGAAACCCAATTTATGGACAACTGGGCGATGAAGGTATAGCAGTTAACCACCAGTTTGGCGATAAGTTAGCCCTCAGTTTAGGCTATTTAAGTAGTACGGCTAATGACCCTACCCCTGGAAATGGCTTGTTTGATGGGAATTATGGTGCTTTAGCGCAGTTAACTGTCAAGCCAAGCGATCGCATTTCTCTTGGTTTAACTTATATCAATTCCTACAATCAACCATTACTCACTGGTAGTAATGCAGCAACTTCTGGTGTCGTCGCTTCGGGTGAAAATTTTTCCAGCAATTCCTATGGTGTTCAAGCATCTCTAGGTATTAGCAAGAAGTTTGTTCTTGGTGGTTGGGCTGGTTATACCAATAGTAAGGTTTTGACGACAAAGGGAGAAGTTGACACTTTTAACTATGCTGTTACCCTTGGTTTCCCTGATTTGGGTAAAAAAGGTAATTTGGCTGGTGTCATAGTTGGTATGGAACCAAAAGTCACAAGTTCTAACGTTGTTGGAGTTACGAAAGATCCAAATACCTCTTATCACATTGAGGGATTTTATCAATACAAACTCAGCGACAATATCACCCTTACTCCTGCTGTGATTTGGCTAACAGCCCCAGATCACAATGATAACAATGATAATGTGGTGATTGGTGCTTTAAGAACTACCTTCAGCTTCTAA
- a CDS encoding metal ABC transporter solute-binding protein, Zn/Mn family, producing MRSSREVKIDRKTRNFLPLITLIILSAVYGCNNPNSREVVKTEPAPVQKSPKTKVVTTFLPVYLFTKAVAGDVADVEILVKPGTEIHEYQGTPANVKAIATAKILVKNGLGLEEFLADTIKNAGNSQLVEIDASKGIQAINKISPIDKTPTGEHDHDHEHQFGNPHVWLDPVLAKQQIINIRDGLIIADPVNKVKYQTNAAAYIQKLDNLNNEFQQTIKQTPNCTFITFHDAFPYLAKRYNIKQLAVVEIPEKQLSPTDVQKVVNTVKKYQVKALFSEPGLDNKLLTSISQDLGLTVRTLDSLETGDTNPEYYFKAMKTNLESLAAGCK from the coding sequence ATGAGAAGTTCTAGAGAAGTTAAAATAGATAGAAAAACCAGAAATTTTTTACCGCTGATTACCTTAATAATTTTGTCAGCAGTTTATGGATGTAACAATCCTAACAGTAGGGAGGTTGTAAAAACGGAACCAGCCCCAGTCCAAAAATCACCAAAAACTAAAGTAGTTACCACATTTTTACCAGTTTATTTGTTTACTAAAGCAGTAGCCGGAGATGTAGCAGATGTAGAAATTTTAGTTAAGCCTGGCACGGAAATACACGAATATCAAGGGACACCAGCAAACGTAAAAGCGATCGCTACAGCGAAGATATTAGTCAAAAATGGTTTAGGCTTAGAGGAGTTTTTGGCAGATACAATTAAAAATGCCGGAAATTCCCAATTAGTGGAAATTGATGCTAGTAAAGGTATTCAAGCTATTAATAAAATTTCCCCCATAGATAAAACACCAACAGGAGAACATGATCATGATCACGAACACCAATTTGGAAATCCTCATGTTTGGCTAGATCCAGTTTTAGCAAAACAGCAAATCATCAATATTCGAGATGGTTTAATTATCGCAGATCCGGTCAATAAAGTCAAATATCAGACCAATGCAGCGGCATATATTCAGAAATTAGATAATTTAAATAATGAATTTCAGCAGACTATTAAACAAACACCAAACTGCACCTTTATCACCTTTCATGATGCTTTTCCCTATCTTGCCAAACGTTATAACATTAAACAATTAGCAGTAGTAGAAATTCCTGAAAAGCAACTTTCCCCAACAGACGTGCAAAAAGTGGTGAATACAGTCAAAAAATACCAAGTTAAAGCCCTATTTAGCGAACCAGGGTTAGATAACAAATTACTCACCAGCATTTCCCAGGATTTGGGGTTAACTGTGCGGACTTTGGATTCTTTAGAAACGGGTGATACCAATCCAGAGTATTATTTTAAGGCAATGAAAACCAATTTGGAGAGTTTAGCCGCTGGATGCAAGTAG
- a CDS encoding metal ABC transporter ATP-binding protein, which produces MTDEQAEFTLPILKVSGLTVYQSSYLAVRDVSFELLAGTDTAIVGPNGAGKSTLIKAILDLIPRNAGTIEVFGRPISRLGNLRNQLGYMPQNFIFDRSFPISVSELVALGIGNRKHSFFSKFWQQNRETSAAVTAALHRTDAYRLRNQAIGTLSGGQLKRVLLAYCLVTRRKLLVLDEAFAGVDVQGTTDFYALLNELKREENWTVLQVSHDIDMVSRHCDRVICLNQTLVCSGKPEIALSPQNLLATYGPGFSRYEHHH; this is translated from the coding sequence ATGACTGACGAACAAGCAGAATTTACATTACCAATATTAAAAGTTTCTGGGTTAACAGTCTACCAAAGTAGTTATTTAGCTGTGCGAGATGTTTCCTTTGAATTATTAGCAGGAACAGATACAGCTATAGTTGGTCCAAATGGGGCTGGGAAAAGTACCTTAATCAAAGCTATCTTAGATTTAATTCCCCGAAATGCGGGAACAATTGAAGTTTTTGGTCGCCCAATTTCCAGACTAGGAAATTTGCGGAATCAGTTGGGATATATGCCACAAAATTTTATTTTTGATCGCAGTTTTCCAATTTCAGTTAGTGAATTGGTGGCTTTAGGAATAGGGAATAGAAAACATTCATTTTTCTCAAAATTTTGGCAACAAAACCGGGAAACATCAGCAGCAGTCACCGCAGCTTTACACCGTACTGATGCTTATCGCTTGCGAAATCAGGCTATTGGCACTCTGAGCGGTGGTCAACTCAAACGGGTATTATTAGCTTATTGTTTGGTAACACGGCGAAAATTGTTAGTATTGGATGAAGCTTTTGCCGGGGTAGATGTCCAAGGAACAACGGATTTTTATGCTTTGTTAAATGAATTAAAACGAGAAGAGAATTGGACAGTGTTGCAAGTATCCCACGATATTGATATGGTAAGCCGTCATTGCGATCGCGTCATCTGTCTAAATCAAACTCTTGTCTGTTCTGGTAAACCGGAAATAGCCCTTTCCCCACAAAATCTTTTAGCTACTTATGGACCAGGTTTTAGTCGCTATGAACATCATCATTAG
- a CDS encoding DUF1682 domain-containing protein encodes MIVNGHIRGVRSQESGVQESGVQEEEERRKKKEERTKNKEQRTKNKEQRRKNKEERTKKKEQRRKNKEERTKKKEQRRKNKEERTKKKEGRRIVYYQLPITNYQLPITNSLMMMFIATKTWSISS; translated from the coding sequence ATGATAGTTAATGGTCATATAAGAGGAGTCAGGAGTCAGGAGTCAGGAGTTCAGGAGTCAGGAGTTCAGGAGGAAGAAGAAAGAAGAAAGAAGAAAGAAGAAAGAACAAAGAACAAAGAACAAAGAACAAAGAACAAAGAACAAAGAAGAAAGAACAAAGAAGAAAGAACAAAGAAGAAAGAACAAAGAAGAAAGAACAAAGAAGAAAGAACAAAGAAGAAAGAACAAAGAAGAAAGAACAAAGAAGAAAGAACAAAGAAGAAAGAAGGAAGAAGAATAGTTTATTACCAATTACCAATTACCAATTACCAATTACCAATTACCAATTCCCTAATGATGATGTTCATAGCGACTAAAACCTGGTCCATAAGTAGCTAA
- a CDS encoding metal ABC transporter permease codes for MTINYHDLLNLLQFPFMQRAIMGAVLMGILGGLLGSFVTLRQLSFFSHAVGHAALVGVALGVLLNTNPTWMLLPFTLIFGVVVLYLIDKTDLASDSVLSIVLSGALAIGVILTSFIKGYRGNLMGVLFGDILAIDNTDLILTLLVLVGSSFFLLSTLPQQILLTLNPDVAQVQGVPVQLYRYGFVVLLSLAVAVAIKAVGVLLVNAFLVIPAATAKLMSHHFSRFLILSVVVGCSSSIAGMMVSGLFNLASGPSIVFVQFLVFVTVFTWVKLTMKVS; via the coding sequence ATGACCATTAACTATCATGATTTGCTGAATTTATTACAATTTCCCTTTATGCAGCGTGCCATTATGGGTGCTGTGTTAATGGGCATTTTAGGCGGTTTATTGGGTAGTTTTGTTACTTTACGACAATTATCCTTTTTTAGTCATGCCGTTGGTCATGCAGCATTGGTAGGTGTGGCGTTAGGGGTGTTACTCAACACTAATCCTACTTGGATGTTACTCCCTTTTACTTTAATTTTTGGGGTTGTTGTTCTCTACCTAATTGATAAGACTGATTTGGCTAGTGATAGCGTTCTCAGTATAGTGCTATCTGGGGCGTTAGCAATTGGTGTAATTCTCACCAGTTTTATTAAAGGATATCGCGGTAACTTAATGGGGGTACTATTTGGCGATATTTTGGCTATAGATAACACAGATTTAATTTTGACGCTATTGGTACTTGTGGGTAGTAGCTTTTTTTTATTATCAACTCTGCCACAACAGATTCTATTAACTCTTAATCCCGATGTTGCTCAAGTCCAAGGCGTACCTGTGCAATTGTATCGTTATGGATTCGTTGTTTTGCTTTCCCTCGCTGTAGCTGTGGCGATTAAAGCGGTTGGTGTGTTATTAGTAAATGCGTTTTTAGTGATTCCGGCTGCTACAGCCAAACTTATGAGTCACCATTTCAGCCGCTTTCTGATTCTATCGGTGGTTGTCGGCTGTAGCAGTAGTATCGCAGGAATGATGGTTTCTGGGTTATTTAATCTAGCTTCTGGTCCGAGTATTGTTTTTGTGCAGTTTCTGGTATTTGTGACTGTGTTTACCTGGGTGAAGTTGACAATGAAGGTTAGCTAA
- a CDS encoding tyrosine-type recombinase/integrase, with the protein MKVEQKASKGSVGVETFQDRLKLRLPCHLFGGKQKYLTLGMSDTSENRKLAEAKAKQIESDIAFERFDPTLAKYKPQIHLTLVAPTESQQLPILIELWDKYTTYKSKTLSITTINKDFKKTRNHIASLPTHKLSEAVIIRDFLLEKLTPNATKRVLTQLKACCDWATDCELISNNPFIGMSQKVRVAVKDEDETINPFNKGEQEQIIAAFERNMYYNHYTNYVRFLFMTGCRTSEAIGLSWGHINSNLTLITFSEAVVEGNRKDTKTHKSRKFPINQSLKELLLSIKPSNPNADTPVFKAPKGGLIDAHNFLNRAWKTVLSELNVPYRPQYHTRHTFITNCLETGVSVVQVAKWVGNSPEIIMKHYAGTIRQVQVPEF; encoded by the coding sequence ATGAAGGTGGAACAGAAAGCATCTAAAGGTTCAGTCGGTGTCGAAACGTTCCAAGACAGACTCAAACTGCGTTTACCATGTCACTTATTTGGGGGGAAACAAAAGTATCTCACTTTGGGAATGTCAGATACATCAGAAAATCGTAAGCTTGCTGAGGCTAAAGCTAAACAGATAGAATCAGATATTGCATTTGAACGCTTTGACCCGACCTTAGCTAAATATAAACCTCAAATTCATTTAACCCTTGTTGCTCCCACAGAAAGTCAACAACTACCAATATTAATTGAGTTATGGGATAAGTACACAACTTATAAGTCTAAAACTTTGAGTATAACGACTATTAATAAGGATTTCAAGAAAACTAGAAACCATATTGCCAGTTTACCAACTCATAAGCTTTCAGAAGCGGTAATAATCAGAGATTTCTTGCTAGAGAAATTAACACCAAATGCAACAAAGCGTGTTTTAACACAATTAAAAGCTTGTTGTGATTGGGCAACAGATTGTGAGTTGATTAGTAATAACCCATTTATAGGGATGTCACAGAAGGTAAGAGTAGCTGTGAAAGATGAAGATGAAACAATCAACCCATTTAATAAAGGTGAGCAAGAACAGATTATTGCAGCTTTTGAGAGGAATATGTACTACAATCACTACACAAATTATGTTAGATTTCTGTTTATGACGGGTTGTAGGACTTCTGAAGCTATAGGGTTAAGTTGGGGTCACATCAATAGTAATCTAACGTTAATTACTTTCAGTGAAGCAGTTGTAGAAGGTAATCGTAAAGATACCAAAACTCATAAGAGCCGTAAATTCCCTATTAATCAATCACTCAAAGAGTTGTTACTTTCCATTAAACCAAGTAATCCTAATGCAGATACACCAGTCTTTAAAGCTCCCAAGGGCGGTTTAATTGATGCTCATAACTTCCTTAATCGAGCCTGGAAAACTGTATTATCTGAGTTAAATGTTCCTTACCGTCCCCAGTACCATACACGACATACGTTTATCACAAATTGCTTAGAAACTGGTGTGAGTGTGGTACAGGTTGCTAAATGGGTAGGTAATTCACCTGAAATAATTATGAAACATTACGCAGGTACAATAAGACAGGTTCAAGTTCCTGAGTTTTAA
- a CDS encoding DUF2103 domain-containing protein: MSKPTDGRLVWNHSTHIPGLIPILERLCREDGIGTVTPAVIGRARGHAPKMQLRVSVPIRGGYKIIARQGKTVQEVFILTTLLQEQLEGAIPTERFAIAIAMRIA, encoded by the coding sequence ATGTCTAAACCCACCGATGGTAGGCTAGTTTGGAATCACTCTACCCATATTCCCGGTCTAATTCCTATTTTAGAACGTTTGTGTCGAGAGGATGGTATTGGGACGGTGACACCTGCGGTGATTGGTAGAGCTAGAGGTCATGCACCAAAAATGCAGTTGCGTGTGTCTGTACCCATTCGCGGTGGTTATAAAATCATTGCTCGTCAAGGCAAAACTGTGCAAGAGGTATTTATCCTCACAACTTTACTCCAGGAACAACTCGAAGGTGCGATTCCTACGGAGCGCTTCGCTATCGCTATTGCTATGAGAATTGCCTAA
- the clpS gene encoding ATP-dependent Clp protease adapter ClpS, producing MVTRLADVYSMVSAPTVTPDRVNQVTRKTYPNYKVIVLNDDFNTFQHVAECLMKYIPGMSGDLAWDLTNQVHHEGQAIVWTGPQEQAELYHQQLRRAGLTMAPLEAA from the coding sequence ATGGTGACAAGACTTGCAGATGTGTACAGTATGGTTTCAGCACCGACTGTGACACCTGACCGAGTTAATCAAGTGACTCGGAAAACCTATCCTAATTACAAGGTAATTGTATTGAATGATGATTTCAATACTTTCCAGCACGTAGCTGAGTGTTTAATGAAGTATATTCCGGGAATGTCGGGGGATCTCGCTTGGGATCTCACTAATCAAGTCCACCATGAAGGACAAGCAATTGTCTGGACAGGACCCCAAGAACAAGCGGAATTATACCACCAACAACTCCGTCGGGCTGGGTTGACAATGGCTCCCCTGGAAGCAGCCTAA
- a CDS encoding DUF29 domain-containing protein, which produces MNTFLLYTSDFHAWTQEQVNLLKTQQWDTLDTVNLIEELETLGRKERQEFRNRLAVLLGHLLKWQFQAQKRSSSWLSTIREQRIQIKLLLQDSPSLKLYLEEVFLTAYELGLALAMRETQLGQQVFPEICPYTCEQTLNSEFLPD; this is translated from the coding sequence ATGAACACCTTTCTCCTCTATACAAGCGACTTTCATGCTTGGACTCAAGAACAGGTTAATTTACTCAAAACTCAACAATGGGATACATTAGATACTGTCAACCTAATTGAAGAATTAGAAACCTTGGGAAGAAAAGAAAGACAAGAATTTAGAAATAGATTAGCTGTGTTACTAGGACATTTATTAAAATGGCAATTTCAAGCACAAAAACGGAGTAGTAGTTGGTTGAGTACAATTCGAGAACAACGGATTCAAATCAAACTACTTTTACAAGATAGTCCCAGTTTAAAACTTTATTTAGAAGAAGTATTTCTCACCGCTTACGAATTAGGTTTAGCATTGGCAATGAGAGAAACCCAATTAGGTCAACAGGTATTTCCCGAAATATGTCCTTACACTTGTGAACAAACCCTCAATTCTGAATTTCTACCAGATTAA
- a CDS encoding FAD-dependent oxidoreductase: MNRRYKKRLQTFISFSLFTTVLIPYAVTATPPRIPDKIVNCELLVVGGGLSGVATAYEGLLAGRTVCLTEITDWLGGQISAQGTSALDERPTQRDKQFYSRGYSELRNRIERKYGKLNPGDCWVSDSCFLPRDAHNIMTQMLKDAQKKGKGKLQWFPNTVIKDLQISKDGKIINNAIAIQHQPAKNQPPLNTNTLSQTIEDAYSYKNSSRLSKTIIQFLPKQSQNNPGKWYIIDASETGEIIALADVPYRLGIDARSYLEPSSSSTTNDPYCTQGFTYTFAMEATKAAQQQTMPPFYLQYSPYFSYELKRLANFDLVFTYRRIWSPQKGQPTTFNGVKFTAPTPGDISMQNWTWGNDYRPGTAADNLIYTRQQLENSGQLKPGGWQGGLRTETLRKAEEKAFSFFYWLYAGTTDSQLGNGVKQPQTNIRFLTGLDSPMGTVHGLSKYPYMREGRRIIGRPSWGQPEGFGIWEVDISRRNYNDQYYQKTLPANMYRSLKATVSGLEATSVIRGGISPEKAMRRTRSTIYPDAVGIGHYAIDFHPCMAKSPVEAPGNKERAGERRGAGQAYPFQIALRAMIPQKIDNLLVGGKSIATSHIAAAAYRVHSFEWSSGAAAGTVASFALKQGIAPYQLVDNLPKQEPQLQILRKLLEANGNPTAFPDTSIFNENWDDWW; the protein is encoded by the coding sequence ATGAACCGTAGATACAAAAAACGTTTGCAAACGTTCATCAGCTTCAGCCTATTTACCACCGTTCTCATCCCTTATGCCGTCACCGCTACCCCTCCACGTATCCCAGATAAAATCGTTAACTGTGAGCTTCTCGTTGTGGGTGGTGGACTCTCAGGAGTCGCTACAGCTTATGAAGGTTTACTTGCAGGACGCACAGTTTGTTTAACAGAAATAACCGACTGGTTAGGGGGACAAATTTCTGCTCAAGGAACATCTGCATTAGACGAAAGACCAACTCAACGAGATAAACAATTCTATTCTCGCGGTTATTCCGAATTAAGAAACCGTATTGAACGCAAATATGGCAAACTTAACCCTGGTGATTGTTGGGTGAGTGACTCCTGCTTTCTGCCTCGTGATGCCCACAATATCATGACACAAATGCTCAAAGATGCCCAAAAAAAAGGTAAAGGAAAATTACAATGGTTTCCCAATACGGTAATTAAAGATCTACAAATTAGCAAAGATGGCAAAATTATTAATAACGCCATAGCAATTCAACATCAACCAGCAAAAAATCAACCACCTCTAAATACTAATACCTTATCTCAAACCATTGAAGATGCTTATAGTTATAAAAACTCATCTCGTTTGAGTAAAACTATTATTCAGTTTCTCCCCAAACAATCTCAAAATAACCCAGGAAAATGGTACATTATAGACGCAAGTGAAACCGGGGAAATTATCGCTTTAGCAGATGTTCCCTATCGTCTAGGAATTGATGCCCGTTCCTATCTTGAACCTTCATCTTCTAGCACTACAAATGATCCTTACTGTACCCAAGGTTTCACTTATACCTTTGCAATGGAGGCAACAAAAGCAGCGCAGCAACAAACAATGCCCCCATTTTATTTACAATATTCACCATATTTTAGTTATGAATTAAAACGATTAGCAAACTTTGATTTAGTCTTTACCTATCGGCGAATTTGGAGTCCCCAAAAAGGACAACCAACTACATTTAATGGGGTGAAGTTTACTGCACCCACACCAGGGGATATTTCCATGCAAAACTGGACTTGGGGAAATGATTACCGTCCGGGAACAGCCGCAGATAATCTCATTTATACTCGTCAACAATTAGAAAATTCTGGACAGCTAAAACCTGGAGGTTGGCAAGGAGGACTACGCACAGAAACCCTGCGTAAAGCTGAAGAAAAGGCATTTTCTTTTTTTTATTGGTTATATGCAGGAACTACAGATTCTCAACTAGGTAATGGTGTGAAACAACCGCAAACAAATATCCGTTTCTTAACAGGTTTAGATTCGCCAATGGGGACAGTTCATGGGTTATCTAAATACCCCTACATGAGAGAAGGAAGACGGATTATTGGCCGTCCTAGTTGGGGACAACCAGAGGGTTTTGGCATTTGGGAAGTTGATATTTCTCGTCGTAATTATAATGATCAATATTATCAGAAAACTCTGCCAGCAAATATGTATCGCAGTTTAAAAGCAACTGTATCAGGTTTGGAAGCAACATCTGTAATTAGGGGGGGAATTTCCCCAGAAAAAGCTATGCGAAGAACTCGTTCCACAATTTACCCTGATGCTGTGGGTATTGGTCATTATGCCATAGATTTTCATCCATGTATGGCAAAAAGTCCAGTAGAAGCACCTGGTAATAAGGAACGTGCTGGAGAAAGACGCGGTGCAGGACAAGCTTATCCTTTCCAAATTGCCCTACGGGCAATGATTCCCCAAAAAATTGATAATTTATTGGTAGGAGGAAAAAGTATTGCTACAAGTCATATTGCGGCTGCTGCTTATCGAGTTCATTCCTTTGAATGGTCTTCTGGCGCTGCTGCGGGAACTGTGGCTAGTTTTGCACTCAAACAAGGAATTGCACCCTATCAATTGGTTGATAATTTACCTAAACAAGAACCACAATTACAAATTCTAAGAAAGCTGTTGGAAGCAAATGGGAATCCTACGGCTTTTCCTGATACTTCTATTTTTAACGAAAATTGGGACGATTGGTGGTAG